One genomic region from Dermacentor variabilis isolate Ectoservices chromosome 6, ASM5094787v1, whole genome shotgun sequence encodes:
- the LOC142586279 gene encoding acetylcholinesterase-like — protein MVSARSYISKYVVLVWTAWFVDAAIRESPVIRTDSGLVSGVREAIDGREVDMYLGIPYAEPPTDLLRFSKPIPIKPWNGTLKATTRPKPCPQNIHYLTDEVSFYYTKNSEDCLYLNVRKPASDCKHNVCTSKLPVVVFMHGGCFQWSDSGLFMHDGGNFAALTDTIMVSFNYRLNVFGFLSAGNEEVAGNWGLWDQNLVLRWIQRNINSFGGDPSEVTIMGHSAGGISAGFHAVSPQSVGLFKRMILQSGSPMNAIASLSARTIGSVMELGADLACEGVRERKLGVVMDCLRGRDKNLLLGQLSGIDLLAHGDDLPFTLGSLLFYGDESRFEPGIRKEDYDFFKQLKYSSAEKNFMKAVVASMSEFVKTGKPTIPETKEVWPRYSSANPQYINIRPGNTTKRRGPNIDICKVWRRVLMKEEPDTGTREAQEKRTPSKTSRKTTLVAHKKAQQPSAKHVSGSAESSYLGHYLSVASAAFVLSVHIASGRVRA, from the exons ATGGTTTCTGCCCGTTCCTACATATCCAAATATGTCGTGCTCGTGTGGACAGCTTGGTTCGTCGACGCCGCAATTCGTGAATCTCCCGTCATTCGCACCGACTCTGGCCTTGTTTCCGGTGTGCGAGAGGCAATTGATGGCCGAGAAGTCGACATGTACTTGGGCATTCCCTACGCAGAGCCTCCCACAGACCTTCTGCGCTTCAGCAAACCCATTCCGATCAAGCCGTGGAACGGAACGCTCAAGGCCACTACGAGGCCCAAGCCGTGTCCTCAAAATATTCACTACTTGACCGATGAAGTGAGCTTCTACTACACCAAGAATTCGGAGGACTGCCTCTACCTTAACGTCCGCAAGCCGGCGTCCGACTGCAAGCACAACGTCTGCACCTCCAAGCTTCCTGTGGTGGTCTTCATGCACGGTGGGTGCTTTCAGTGGAGCGACTCGGGTCTTTTCATGCACGATGGCGGAAACTTCGCTGCTCTCACCGACACTATCATGGTTAGCTTCAACTATCGCCTCAACGTGTTCGGATTCCTCTCTGCTGGAAACGAAGAAGTCGCCGGTAACTGGGGCCTCTGGGACCAGAATCTTGTGCTGCGGTGGATACAGAGGAACATCAATAGCTTCGGTGGTGATCCTTCGGAAGTCACCATTATGGGTCACAGCGCCGGAGGCATCTCTGCTGGTTTTCACGCTGTTTCTCCGCAGAGCGTCGGTCTGTTTAAGAGGATGATTCTTCAAAGCGGTAGCCCCATGAACGCCATAGCCAGCCTCTCGGCTCGTACCATTGGAAGCGTTATGGAACTAGGTGCAGATTTGGCGTGTGAAGGTGTGAGAGAACGGAAACTGGGTGTAGTCATGGACTGTCTGAGAGGCAGGGACAAAAACCTGTTGCTAGGGCAACTGAGTGGCATCGACTTAC TTGCGCATGGAGATGACCTCCCTTTCACTCTTGGTTCTTTATTGTTTTATGGAGACGAAAGCAGGTTCGAACCCGGAATTCGGAAAGAGGACTACGATTTTTTTAAGCAGCTCAAGTACAGCAGCGCCGAAAAGAACTTTATGAAAGCGGTGGTGGCGTCAATGTCGGAATTCGTCAAAACAGG AAAGCCAACAATACCAGAAACAAAGGAGGTGTGGCCTAGGTACTCATCTGCCAATCCACAGTACATAAACATCCGGCCTGGAAACACCACAAAGCGGCGGGGGCCAAACATAGACATCTGTAAGGTTTGGCGACGCGTTCTCATGAAAGA AGAGCCAGACACCGGTACCCGAGAAGCGCAAGAAAAACGTACTCCTTCGAAAACGTCGCGAAAGACCACGTTGGTAGCCCACAAGAAGGCGCAGCAACCATCTGCGAAACACGTTTCGGGGTCCGCGGAAAGCTCTTATCTAGGCCATTACCTGTCCGTGGCAAGCGCCGCATTTGTACTTTCTGTGCACATCGCTTCCGGTAGAGTTCGAGCTTAG